In Flavobacterium gelatinilyticum, a genomic segment contains:
- a CDS encoding DUF4407 domain-containing protein has translation MLKQFFILCSGADRDLLKDCSEGEQTKYVGIGATVFFTAVMAFLASAYALFTVFDSIYPALIFGFVWSLLIFNLDRFIVSTIKKRDRFMDEFLQATPRIILAVIIAIVISKPLEIKIFEKEINTVLLKEKNEMELANKKQVGNYFKSDLDKNKAEIAALKADIVKKEKEVNALYSTYITEAEGTAGTKKLGKGPVYKEKREKHDAALKEYETLKKTNEAKIAEKEKTGKELQADLDKKVSQTQPIIEGFDGLMARINALNKLPWLPSFFIMLLFLAIETSPIIAKLLAPKGEFDFKQEEAETAMKATLEQNKYQRELLIKTSAEMHDKVYADIAEDKALYDLQRKNAKELLELQSHKFVEKQKATL, from the coding sequence ATGTTAAAACAATTTTTTATCCTTTGTTCAGGAGCCGACCGCGATCTTCTGAAAGATTGTTCCGAAGGGGAACAAACCAAATACGTTGGAATTGGCGCCACTGTCTTTTTTACTGCCGTAATGGCTTTTCTTGCCAGTGCTTATGCACTTTTTACCGTTTTCGATTCCATTTATCCGGCTTTAATTTTTGGATTCGTATGGAGTTTACTTATTTTTAACCTTGACCGATTCATCGTTTCGACTATTAAAAAGAGAGATCGCTTTATGGATGAATTCCTGCAGGCGACTCCGCGTATTATATTAGCCGTTATTATTGCTATTGTAATTTCGAAGCCTTTGGAAATTAAAATTTTTGAAAAAGAAATCAATACTGTTTTATTAAAGGAGAAAAATGAAATGGAACTGGCTAACAAAAAGCAGGTTGGTAATTATTTCAAATCGGATTTAGATAAAAATAAAGCTGAGATTGCAGCGTTAAAAGCCGATATTGTAAAGAAAGAAAAAGAAGTGAATGCCTTGTATTCGACTTATATTACAGAAGCTGAAGGAACTGCCGGAACTAAAAAACTTGGAAAAGGCCCAGTATATAAAGAAAAACGTGAAAAACACGATGCCGCTCTTAAAGAATACGAGACGCTTAAAAAAACAAACGAAGCCAAAATCGCCGAAAAAGAGAAAACAGGAAAAGAATTGCAAGCTGATTTAGATAAAAAAGTTTCGCAGACACAGCCTATCATCGAAGGATTTGACGGATTAATGGCCCGTATCAATGCATTGAACAAACTGCCCTGGCTTCCGTCATTTTTTATCATGCTGTTGTTTCTGGCAATTGAAACTTCGCCGATTATTGCCAAATTATTAGCGCCAAAAGGAGAATTCGATTTCAAACAGGAAGAAGCCGAAACTGCTATGAAAGCGACTCTTGAACAAAACAAATACCAGCGTGAACTCTTAATAAAAACCAGCGCCGAAATGCATGACAAAGTATACGCTGATATTGCAGAAGATAAAGCACTTTACGATTTACAGCGTAAAAACGCAAAAGAACTCTTGGAGCTGCAATCGCATAAATTTGTAGAGAAGCAGAAAGCTACGCTTTAG
- the pckA gene encoding phosphoenolpyruvate carboxykinase (ATP), producing MDNNILFAQSISLKELGIENATVRCQLSPEELHAITVQSGQGVEASTGALAINTGEFTGRSPQDRFIVKDKITEDKVWWGNVNIPFDPEAFEKLYNKVTAFLSNKEVFVRDSYVCSDKNYKLNVRVVTETAWSNLFCYNMFLRPEESELANFAPDWTVICAPSFMADPAVDGTRQSNFAILDFTRKVALIGGTGYTGEMKKGIFSALNFILPVFENTLPMHCSANVGKDGDTAIFFGLSGTGKTTLSADPERKLIGDDEHGWTAENTVFNFEGGCYAKVINLTEENEPDIFRAIKKGALLENVVFKAGTNEVDYDDVSITQNTRVSYPITHIDNIQPGSIGHNPKNIFFLTADSFGILPPISKLTPGQAAYHFISGYTAKVAGTEAGVTEPQPNFSACFGAPFMPLHPTKYAEMLSKKMKDAGVKVWLINTGWTGGAYGTGSRMKLKYTRAMITAALNGELDNVEYENHTVFGIAKPQSCPNVPSEILNPRNTWEDRELYDIKALELAKKFKANFAKFEEFANAEILAGAPITE from the coding sequence ATGGACAATAATATCCTATTTGCGCAATCGATTTCGCTAAAAGAATTAGGAATAGAAAATGCAACGGTTCGCTGCCAGTTATCACCAGAAGAATTACACGCGATTACTGTGCAGTCAGGACAAGGTGTTGAGGCCTCTACAGGTGCTTTGGCAATTAATACAGGTGAATTTACAGGACGGTCTCCACAAGATCGTTTTATTGTAAAAGATAAAATTACAGAAGATAAAGTTTGGTGGGGAAATGTTAATATCCCGTTTGATCCGGAAGCTTTTGAGAAATTATATAATAAGGTAACAGCATTTTTATCCAACAAAGAAGTTTTTGTTCGCGATTCTTATGTTTGTTCTGATAAAAATTACAAATTAAATGTTCGCGTTGTAACAGAGACTGCATGGTCAAACTTATTTTGTTACAATATGTTTTTAAGACCGGAAGAGTCTGAACTGGCAAATTTTGCTCCGGACTGGACAGTGATTTGCGCTCCAAGTTTTATGGCTGATCCTGCTGTAGACGGAACGCGCCAGTCTAATTTTGCTATTCTGGATTTTACCAGAAAAGTAGCTTTAATAGGCGGGACGGGTTATACAGGAGAAATGAAAAAAGGAATTTTCTCTGCTTTGAACTTCATTTTACCGGTTTTCGAAAATACACTGCCAATGCATTGCAGTGCCAATGTGGGTAAAGACGGCGATACAGCAATCTTTTTTGGACTTTCGGGAACAGGAAAAACAACTTTATCTGCAGATCCGGAACGTAAATTAATTGGAGACGACGAACACGGATGGACTGCAGAAAATACCGTTTTCAACTTCGAAGGAGGCTGTTACGCTAAAGTAATCAACTTAACCGAAGAGAATGAACCGGATATTTTTAGAGCGATCAAAAAAGGAGCGCTTTTAGAAAATGTGGTTTTTAAAGCGGGAACAAATGAGGTGGATTATGATGATGTTTCGATTACTCAAAATACACGTGTAAGTTATCCAATAACACATATCGATAATATTCAGCCGGGTTCTATTGGACATAATCCTAAGAATATCTTTTTCTTAACGGCAGATTCTTTTGGAATCCTGCCTCCAATTTCAAAATTGACACCAGGTCAGGCAGCTTACCATTTTATCTCAGGATATACTGCAAAAGTTGCCGGAACAGAAGCAGGAGTTACTGAGCCGCAACCAAACTTTTCGGCTTGTTTTGGAGCACCGTTTATGCCTTTGCATCCAACAAAATATGCTGAAATGTTAAGCAAAAAAATGAAAGATGCAGGTGTAAAAGTGTGGTTAATCAACACCGGATGGACAGGCGGTGCATATGGAACAGGAAGCCGTATGAAGCTTAAATATACCCGTGCGATGATTACCGCTGCATTAAACGGTGAACTGGATAATGTAGAATACGAAAATCACACAGTATTTGGAATTGCAAAACCACAATCTTGTCCGAATGTTCCAAGTGAAATTTTAAATCCTAGAAATACCTGGGAAGACAGAGAATTATATGATATAAAAGCGTTGGAATTAGCTAAGAAGTTCAAAGCTAATTTCGCGAAGTTTGAAGAGTTTGCAAATGCTGAAATCCTGGCAGGAGCACCAATTACAGAATAA
- a CDS encoding phytase gives MKNKSILSFLLLSVLFTACKDDKLAPIQPNALKPTAVTEALPHDTDDPSIWIHPTDSTKSIIVGTDKDTDGALYAFDLNGKILKKSITLKRPNNVDIAYGLIIDGKKVDVAVTTEREENKIRIFSLPDLEPIDNGGISVFEGEEQRDPMGIALYTRPGDGKIFAIVGRKSGPSGTYLWQYELSGNGKFAAAKVVRKFGAYSGKKEIEAIAVDNELGTVLYCDEQFGIRKYKADPALNDNKEMALFGQKDFKADNEGIAIYKKTDSTGYILVSNQQANTFMVYPREGAKGNPNSYPLLAEVPTSTIECDGADVTNLNLGGTYKNGLFVAMSNGMTFHYYAWDLIQKRIDEAKK, from the coding sequence ATGAAAAATAAATCTATACTGTCTTTTTTACTTTTAAGCGTTTTATTTACAGCTTGTAAAGACGATAAATTAGCTCCAATACAGCCAAATGCCCTAAAACCAACAGCAGTTACAGAAGCTCTGCCTCATGATACTGATGATCCATCGATCTGGATTCACCCAACAGATTCAACAAAAAGCATTATTGTAGGAACAGATAAAGACACAGACGGAGCTTTATATGCTTTTGATTTAAACGGAAAGATCCTTAAAAAATCGATCACATTAAAACGTCCAAACAATGTTGATATCGCTTACGGATTAATTATTGACGGAAAAAAAGTAGACGTTGCCGTAACAACAGAACGTGAAGAAAATAAAATCAGAATTTTCAGCCTACCTGATTTAGAGCCTATCGACAACGGTGGAATCTCGGTTTTTGAAGGAGAAGAGCAACGCGACCCAATGGGAATTGCTTTATATACACGCCCAGGCGACGGAAAGATTTTTGCAATCGTTGGCAGAAAATCAGGTCCTTCGGGAACTTATTTATGGCAGTATGAGCTTTCCGGAAACGGAAAATTCGCCGCGGCAAAAGTAGTCCGTAAATTTGGTGCCTACAGCGGTAAAAAAGAAATCGAAGCCATTGCGGTTGATAATGAATTAGGAACGGTTTTATATTGTGACGAACAATTCGGAATCAGAAAATACAAAGCAGACCCTGCTTTGAACGATAATAAAGAAATGGCTCTTTTTGGACAAAAAGATTTCAAAGCTGATAATGAAGGAATCGCAATCTACAAGAAAACAGATTCTACGGGTTATATTTTAGTATCAAATCAGCAGGCAAATACTTTTATGGTATATCCAAGAGAAGGTGCAAAAGGAAATCCAAACAGTTATCCTTTGTTGGCAGAAGTTCCAACTTCGACAATCGAATGTGATGGTGCCGATGTTACAAACCTAAACTTAGGAGGAACTTACAAAAACGGACTTTTTGTAGCGATGAGCAACGGGATGACTTTTCACTATTATGCGTGGGATTTAATCCAAAAACGTATCGACGAAGCTAAAAAATAA
- a CDS encoding saccharopine dehydrogenase family protein, translating to MRSVLIIGAGRSASSLIRYLLAKSESENLHLVVADLSLALAEKKTQKHPNATPIALDIFNKEERQTAISKASIVISMLPAHLHIEIAKDCLLFKKHLVTASYISDAMQALDEEAKQHNLIFMNEIGLDPGIDHMSAMKVIDEIRSKGGNMLLFESFCGGLVAPEYDTNLWNYKFTWAPRNVVLAGQGGAAKFIQEGTYKYIPYSALFRRTEFLEVEGYGKFEAYSNRDSLKYRSVYGLDDVLTLYRGTIRRVGFSRAWNMFVQLGMTDDSYIMEDSETMSYRQFTNSFLPYHPTDSVEIKTRLILKIDQDDIMWDKLLELDLFNPNKIVNLPNATPAQILEKILTDSWTLEPEDKDMIVMYHKFGYELNGEKKQIDSKMVCIGDDQTYTAMAKTVGLPVAIATLLILNGKITTPGVQLPIRKEVYNPILKELEEYGVIFNEQTMPYFGYNPDLF from the coding sequence ATGAGAAGCGTTTTAATAATTGGAGCAGGAAGATCTGCATCTTCCTTGATACGGTATCTGCTTGCCAAATCAGAAAGTGAAAACCTCCATCTTGTTGTTGCCGATTTATCTTTGGCTCTAGCCGAGAAAAAAACGCAGAAACATCCCAACGCAACTCCTATTGCTTTAGATATTTTTAATAAAGAAGAAAGACAAACCGCAATTTCAAAAGCTTCTATCGTAATTTCGATGCTTCCGGCACATTTGCATATCGAAATTGCAAAAGACTGTCTTTTGTTTAAAAAACATCTCGTAACAGCTTCTTATATAAGTGATGCCATGCAGGCTCTTGATGAAGAAGCAAAGCAGCACAACCTCATCTTCATGAACGAAATAGGTCTTGATCCCGGAATAGACCACATGAGTGCCATGAAAGTAATTGACGAAATCCGTTCAAAAGGCGGTAATATGCTTCTTTTTGAATCGTTTTGCGGCGGTTTGGTCGCTCCGGAATACGATACCAATTTGTGGAATTATAAATTTACCTGGGCGCCAAGAAACGTGGTTCTTGCCGGACAAGGCGGTGCAGCCAAATTTATTCAGGAAGGCACTTATAAATATATTCCGTACAGCGCTTTGTTTAGAAGAACGGAATTTCTTGAAGTCGAAGGTTACGGAAAATTCGAAGCGTATTCAAACCGTGATTCACTTAAATACAGGTCGGTTTATGGTTTAGACGATGTTCTTACATTATATAGAGGAACCATTCGCAGGGTTGGTTTTTCACGCGCGTGGAATATGTTTGTTCAGCTGGGCATGACTGATGACAGCTATATCATGGAAGATTCTGAAACGATGAGCTATCGCCAGTTTACAAATTCATTTCTGCCCTATCACCCAACTGATTCTGTCGAAATTAAAACGCGCTTAATTTTAAAAATCGATCAGGACGATATTATGTGGGACAAACTTTTGGAGCTGGATTTATTTAACCCCAACAAAATAGTAAATCTTCCAAACGCAACTCCGGCTCAAATTTTAGAAAAAATCTTAACCGACAGCTGGACTCTGGAACCGGAAGATAAAGACATGATCGTGATGTATCATAAATTTGGTTACGAACTAAACGGCGAAAAGAAACAAATAGACTCAAAAATGGTCTGCATTGGCGATGATCAAACCTATACGGCAATGGCAAAAACAGTCGGACTTCCGGTTGCAATAGCGACTTTGCTTATCCTGAACGGAAAAATCACAACTCCGGGCGTTCAGCTTCCGATACGAAAAGAGGTTTACAACCCAATATTAAAAGAATTAGAAGAGTATGGTGTAATTTTTAACGAACAAACCATGCCTTATTTTGGATATAACCCGGATTTATTTTAG
- a CDS encoding TonB-dependent receptor: MKKFYLLIAFFLLAFTGFAQKGIISGKVLDADDKLPLPGAMVQIVGEKKYTVSDYNGRFELLNITEGTYKVEVKYIGYTTLSQEIKVEAGKNNVIDFALKTSENELKEVVVGDILKGQAKALNQQKNNKNIGNVISSDQMGRFPDANVGDALKRVPGITMQNDQGEARNIIIRGLAPSLNSVTLNGDRIPSAEGDNRNVQMDLIPSDMISTIEVNKTLTSDMDADAIGGSVNLITRATPNGERISATLAGGYLPIRDHASYTAGLVYGNRFAKDKLGVVFSGSYNNVDYGSDNIENEWVKDDFGNEYLQASEIRRYDVQRIRRSASVALDYKFNDNNTIFANAIYNWRDDRENRFRTTIDDIEPLYNGEEIIGFEGRVKRQTKGGVDNSRNKNRRLEDQRVQNYSLRGEHLINSTLDLDWSANYAKAREYRPGERYIEYRQKGLDVFQNLTDPRFPLVTTEGEAADQFEFDSVTENTDETSESEFGAKVNIRFPFSVIAGEKGRLRTGLRLRLKEKERNNMFYSYTPINDDMELLSQVPTSYFGGQGFNPGSKYVAGTFASANYLGGLNLNNASLFEKETDPAEYLAVNYNAKESIYAAYVRWDQDFNDKLSMVLGFRMENTRIDYTGNRVLDEEELESRINNTNSYLNLLPSISFQYNATKDLILRAAATTALARPNYYALAPYVNNIAADKEITAGNPDLDATYSYNYDFMAENYFKSVGLVSGGVFYKRLNDFIYNYSDNQYTDAKFAADFPGQVNPIPAGENWSFLQSRNGDKVDVYGFEVAFQRQLDFLPGKFLKGFAVYLNYTYTQSKARGIADEDGNERNDISLPGTTPHMFNGSLSWENKRFSARISTNFTSDYLDELGSESYKDSYYDKQFFLDANASYKITPKLRFFAEANNLTNQPLRYYQGVAAHTKQAEYYQPRYNFGLKLDL; the protein is encoded by the coding sequence ATGAAAAAATTCTATTTATTAATCGCATTCTTTTTATTAGCCTTTACAGGTTTTGCCCAGAAGGGGATTATCTCCGGAAAGGTACTGGATGCTGATGACAAACTGCCTCTGCCAGGAGCCATGGTGCAAATTGTAGGTGAGAAAAAATACACCGTTTCAGATTACAACGGTCGTTTTGAACTATTGAATATTACTGAAGGAACTTACAAAGTTGAAGTAAAATATATTGGATACACCACTTTAAGCCAGGAAATAAAAGTAGAAGCAGGAAAAAACAATGTAATCGATTTTGCTCTTAAAACTTCTGAAAACGAACTGAAAGAGGTTGTAGTTGGAGACATCTTAAAAGGTCAGGCAAAAGCACTGAACCAGCAGAAAAACAATAAAAACATCGGAAACGTAATTTCTTCAGATCAAATGGGTCGTTTTCCGGATGCTAACGTTGGAGACGCTTTAAAACGTGTTCCGGGTATTACAATGCAGAATGATCAGGGTGAAGCTCGTAACATTATCATTAGAGGTCTGGCTCCGTCTTTGAACTCAGTTACCTTAAATGGCGATCGTATTCCGTCTGCTGAGGGAGATAACAGAAACGTACAAATGGACTTAATTCCATCTGATATGATTTCTACAATCGAAGTAAACAAAACCCTTACATCAGACATGGATGCTGATGCAATTGGAGGTTCTGTAAATTTAATTACAAGAGCAACTCCAAACGGAGAAAGAATTTCTGCGACTCTTGCAGGAGGATATCTGCCAATTCGTGACCACGCTTCTTATACTGCAGGTTTAGTATATGGTAATCGTTTTGCAAAAGATAAATTAGGAGTAGTTTTCAGCGGATCATACAATAATGTTGATTATGGTTCTGATAATATCGAAAACGAATGGGTAAAAGATGATTTTGGAAATGAATATTTACAAGCATCAGAAATTAGAAGATATGATGTACAGCGTATCCGTAGAAGTGCTTCGGTTGCTTTAGATTATAAATTTAACGACAACAATACGATTTTTGCCAATGCAATCTATAACTGGAGAGATGATAGAGAAAACCGTTTCAGAACTACTATCGATGATATTGAGCCTCTTTACAACGGTGAAGAAATCATTGGTTTTGAAGGTCGTGTAAAACGTCAGACAAAAGGTGGTGTTGACAACAGCAGAAACAAAAACAGAAGATTAGAAGATCAGAGAGTTCAAAACTACTCACTTCGAGGAGAACACCTAATCAACTCTACTTTAGACTTAGACTGGTCTGCCAACTATGCTAAAGCAAGAGAATACCGTCCGGGAGAGCGTTATATCGAATACCGTCAGAAAGGTCTTGATGTGTTTCAGAATTTAACTGACCCAAGATTTCCTTTAGTAACAACTGAAGGTGAAGCAGCTGACCAATTCGAATTTGATTCGGTTACAGAAAACACAGACGAAACAAGCGAAAGCGAATTTGGTGCTAAAGTAAACATCCGTTTCCCATTCTCTGTAATTGCAGGAGAAAAAGGAAGATTGAGAACAGGTCTTAGACTTCGTTTAAAAGAAAAAGAAAGAAACAATATGTTCTATTCTTATACTCCAATCAACGACGACATGGAATTATTATCACAAGTTCCAACAAGTTATTTTGGCGGACAAGGATTTAATCCGGGAAGTAAATATGTAGCAGGAACTTTTGCCTCTGCAAATTATTTAGGAGGTTTAAACTTAAACAACGCTTCTTTATTTGAAAAAGAAACAGATCCTGCAGAATATTTAGCAGTAAACTACAACGCAAAAGAAAGCATTTATGCCGCTTACGTAAGATGGGATCAGGATTTCAACGATAAACTTTCTATGGTTCTTGGTTTCCGTATGGAAAACACACGTATCGATTACACAGGAAACCGTGTATTAGATGAAGAAGAATTAGAAAGCAGAATCAACAATACCAATTCATACCTGAATTTATTGCCAAGTATTTCTTTCCAGTACAATGCTACAAAAGATTTAATCTTAAGAGCAGCTGCAACAACGGCTTTGGCAAGACCTAACTATTATGCTTTGGCTCCTTATGTAAACAATATCGCTGCCGATAAAGAAATTACAGCAGGTAACCCGGATCTTGATGCTACTTACTCATACAACTATGATTTCATGGCCGAAAACTATTTCAAATCTGTTGGTTTAGTTTCGGGAGGTGTTTTCTACAAAAGATTAAACGATTTCATTTACAACTACAGCGACAATCAGTATACTGATGCAAAATTTGCTGCAGATTTCCCGGGACAGGTAAACCCGATTCCAGCCGGAGAAAACTGGTCATTTTTACAATCAAGAAACGGAGACAAAGTTGACGTTTACGGATTCGAGGTTGCTTTCCAGCGTCAGTTAGATTTCCTTCCTGGAAAATTCCTTAAAGGTTTTGCAGTATACTTAAACTATACTTACACACAATCTAAAGCAAGAGGTATTGCAGATGAGGACGGAAACGAAAGAAACGACATCAGCCTTCCGGGAACGACACCTCATATGTTTAACGGGTCTTTATCTTGGGAAAACAAACGTTTCTCTGCAAGGATTTCTACAAACTTTACATCTGATTACTTAGATGAATTAGGTTCTGAGTCTTACAAAGACAGTTACTATGACAAGCAGTTTTTCTTAGATGCAAATGCTTCTTATAAAATCACTCCAAAACTTCGCTTTTTTGCCGAAGCTAATAACTTAACTAACCAGCCGTTACGTTACTATCAGGGAGTTGCTGCTCATACAAAACAAGCTGAGTACTACCAGCCTCGTTACAATTTCGGATTGAAATTAGACTTGTAA
- a CDS encoding PH domain-containing protein, translated as MKEQFKKFLNEEQDPKAIEKITSKLTDLLMKGEEVGYIAVQKKPAITVFPDSIILTNKRIIICTPKNLGLSMNFTDYTWDDITGTFVKENILGSEFSFSTNTDLILSIDYIPKIQARKMYTYAKEQLDLLKNPVQTAAPVQEIVEEAEPEIEDEIEEVEAEEVTNFAEILPPAPPVTETFEPLPTQPAQPAGERRLSDLSKEELFDKLQNYKKLLDNGLIMQGEYDAYKKEILSYM; from the coding sequence ATGAAAGAACAATTTAAAAAATTTCTAAACGAAGAACAAGATCCAAAAGCGATTGAAAAAATCACTTCGAAACTTACAGATTTATTAATGAAAGGCGAAGAAGTTGGATATATCGCAGTGCAAAAAAAGCCTGCAATTACTGTTTTTCCAGATAGTATAATCTTAACCAATAAACGTATCATTATCTGTACGCCTAAAAACTTAGGTCTTTCAATGAATTTTACAGATTATACTTGGGATGATATTACAGGCACATTTGTTAAAGAAAACATTTTAGGTTCTGAATTTTCATTTAGCACTAATACAGACCTGATTCTTTCTATAGATTATATTCCGAAAATTCAGGCTAGAAAAATGTATACTTATGCTAAAGAGCAATTAGATTTATTGAAAAATCCAGTTCAGACTGCAGCTCCAGTTCAAGAAATTGTGGAAGAAGCTGAACCGGAAATTGAAGATGAAATCGAAGAAGTAGAAGCTGAAGAAGTCACAAATTTTGCTGAAATTTTACCGCCTGCTCCTCCTGTTACAGAAACTTTTGAACCACTTCCTACTCAACCAGCTCAGCCTGCTGGAGAACGTAGATTAAGCGATTTATCTAAAGAAGAACTTTTTGATAAATTACAGAACTATAAAAAACTTCTTGATAATGGTTTAATCATGCAGGGAGAATATGATGCTTATAAAAAAGAAATCTTAAGTTACATGTAA
- a CDS encoding DUF4260 domain-containing protein — MKTVLKLEETALFILGIFLFNRLNFEWWWFPALILAPDLSMIGYAFGNKAGAFLYNIFHHKGIALLIYGIGYYLNIESIQLAGIILFSHSAMDRIFGYGLKYEEGFKYTHLGEIGK, encoded by the coding sequence ATGAAAACAGTTTTAAAACTTGAAGAAACGGCTTTATTTATTCTTGGAATCTTTCTTTTCAACCGTTTAAACTTTGAATGGTGGTGGTTTCCGGCTTTAATTTTAGCTCCGGATTTGTCGATGATTGGATATGCTTTCGGAAACAAAGCCGGTGCATTTTTGTACAATATCTTTCATCACAAAGGAATTGCGCTTTTAATTTATGGTATCGGATATTATTTAAATATTGAAAGTATTCAATTAGCCGGAATTATTTTATTTTCACATTCGGCAATGGATCGTATATTTGGTTACGGACTGAAATATGAAGAAGGCTTTAAATACACACATTTAGGTGAAATTGGTAAATAA
- a CDS encoding DUF423 domain-containing protein, which yields MKRRIVLTGTFIGMLAIILGAFGAHLLKKYLTVDELNTFEVGVRYQMYHALFLLFLSTRKEIAEKTVKTIYNLVVAGVVLFSGSIYLLSTKSLTLFDFKFIVFATPLGGFLLIIGWAVLFLSILRKKS from the coding sequence ATGAAAAGAAGAATAGTTTTAACTGGAACTTTTATAGGAATGCTGGCCATTATATTAGGTGCTTTTGGCGCGCATCTTCTAAAAAAATATTTAACGGTTGATGAATTAAATACTTTTGAGGTAGGAGTACGTTATCAAATGTACCATGCTTTGTTTCTTCTTTTCCTTTCTACACGCAAAGAAATTGCCGAAAAAACAGTAAAAACAATCTACAATTTAGTAGTTGCCGGAGTGGTTCTTTTTAGCGGATCGATCTATTTATTGTCTACAAAAAGCCTGACGTTATTCGATTTTAAATTTATCGTATTCGCAACACCTTTGGGCGGATTCCTATTAATTATTGGCTGGGCGGTATTATTTCTTTCGATTTTGAGGAAAAAATCATAA
- a CDS encoding MmcQ/YjbR family DNA-binding protein: MNLETFYEYCLSKKGVSEHFPFDEDTLVFKVGGKMFALSSLSQWEKNEQSVNLKCDPDRAQELRAEYDEIQPGFHMSKVHWNTVALNGNLPVKFVKELIDHSYELVFKSLTKKIQNEITSQT, encoded by the coding sequence ATGAATTTAGAAACGTTTTACGAATATTGTCTTTCGAAAAAAGGGGTAAGCGAACATTTTCCTTTTGACGAAGATACTTTGGTTTTTAAAGTTGGCGGAAAAATGTTTGCTTTGTCTTCTCTTTCTCAATGGGAAAAGAACGAGCAGTCGGTGAATTTAAAATGCGATCCAGACCGCGCACAGGAACTCAGAGCTGAATATGACGAAATACAACCGGGTTTTCATATGAGCAAAGTGCATTGGAATACAGTGGCTTTAAACGGAAATTTGCCCGTAAAATTCGTCAAAGAATTGATCGATCATTCGTACGAATTGGTTTTCAAAAGTTTGACAAAGAAAATTCAAAATGAAATAACCAGCCAGACATAA